ACACAGACGGTGCGGTAGACCAGGACGCGCGCTTCATCATCAATTTCGAAGAGTTCGACGATATCGCCCGACTCATGCGTACGTCGAATCTTGAACTTATTGAGGCAATTGTCTCTGCGGAGCCAGCAAGTATCCGCCAATTAGCTGAGACTGTCGACCGCGACTATCGGGAAGTTCATCGCAACCTCGGTGAGCTTGAATCGCTTGGCGTAATCGAGTTCAAGGACGACGGGTCGCGCAAGAAACCAATCCTCCGCGGTGATACCGAGAACATTGATTTCTCGATTCGCTTTCCTCGGTCTACGGATCGCAGTGGGATTTCGGGTGTATCTGCGTAGTACATTCGATTGCCTGATATCCGTAGGTCTGGACCAATCAGGCAATAAATATCACTTCCATTGAGGCTACTAGTAGATTTTCGCCCGGTAGTGTTCCAGTCGACGCGATCAGAAAGCGCCGAGCGCCATGCCAACCCAGCCAGTGGTCACGAGAATACCGAGGCCGAACAGTCCGCTGTTGGCCA
This sequence is a window from Halohasta litchfieldiae. Protein-coding genes within it:
- a CDS encoding HVO_A0114 family putative DNA-binding protein, with amino-acid sequence MTENTLKITFQQAEQHRQAARERLRRAEAGDTDGAVDQDARFIINFEEFDDIARLMRTSNLELIEAIVSAEPASIRQLAETVDRDYREVHRNLGELESLGVIEFKDDGSRKKPILRGDTENIDFSIRFPRSTDRSGISGVSA